Proteins encoded within one genomic window of Coprococcus phoceensis:
- a CDS encoding NAD(P)H-dependent flavin oxidoreductase, which produces MGSFKLGEKEIKVPVIQGGMGIGISLGNLAGTVAREGGIGLISAAQIGFLEPDFEENPLEANLRAIENQLRKARSIAQDGIVGFNIMTAMRDYEKYVRAAVEAGADLIVSGAGLPVDLPAYVKGSNTKVAPIVSTCKSANVILKYWDRKYGRTADMVIIEGPKAGGHLGFSEEELSYYTDEKYAHEIGNIQKTVDSYAKKYDTKIPIAVAGGIDTPQKVKHVLNLGVQAVQVGTRFVTTEECDADIRYKQAYIKACKEDIVIVKSPVGMPGRAIKNTMLESVLRGENIPPRKCYHCLAKCDPGKIPYCITKALIEAAKGNTEEGLLFCGANAYRAEKIETVKEVIANLMQECV; this is translated from the coding sequence ATGGGTTCGTTTAAACTAGGAGAAAAAGAAATAAAAGTTCCGGTGATACAGGGCGGTATGGGGATTGGAATCAGTCTGGGAAATTTGGCTGGAACGGTAGCAAGAGAAGGTGGGATTGGTCTGATTTCTGCGGCGCAGATTGGTTTTTTGGAGCCGGATTTTGAAGAAAATCCGTTGGAAGCGAATTTGCGGGCAATAGAGAATCAATTACGGAAAGCAAGAAGTATTGCGCAAGATGGAATAGTAGGATTCAATATTATGACTGCGATGAGAGATTATGAGAAATATGTCCGTGCAGCAGTGGAGGCGGGAGCCGATCTTATTGTATCCGGCGCAGGACTTCCGGTAGATCTGCCTGCATATGTAAAAGGAAGTAATACAAAGGTTGCTCCGATTGTATCTACCTGTAAATCAGCAAATGTTATTTTAAAATATTGGGATAGAAAATATGGACGAACGGCAGATATGGTGATCATTGAAGGACCAAAAGCCGGCGGACATCTTGGTTTTTCAGAAGAAGAACTTTCGTATTATACAGATGAAAAATATGCCCATGAGATCGGAAACATTCAAAAGACAGTCGATAGTTATGCGAAAAAGTATGACACAAAGATTCCGATTGCGGTGGCAGGAGGGATTGACACACCGCAAAAAGTGAAACATGTATTGAATTTGGGAGTTCAGGCAGTACAAGTGGGAACAAGGTTTGTCACGACAGAAGAATGTGACGCAGATATCCGGTATAAACAAGCGTATATCAAAGCTTGTAAAGAAGATATTGTAATTGTGAAAAGTCCGGTTGGTATGCCGGGGAGAGCAATCAAAAATACAATGCTTGAGAGTGTGCTGCGAGGTGAGAACATACCTCCAAGAAAATGCTATCATTGTCTTGCAAAATGTGATCCTGGAAAAATCCCATATTGTATCACAAAAGCGCTCATAGAAGCGGCGAAAGGAAATACAGAAGAGGGGTTGCTGTTTTGTGGTGCAAATGCTTATCGAGCAGAGAAAATAGAAACTGTAAAAGAAGTCATTGCGAATTTGATGCAAGAATGTGTATAA
- the yfcE gene encoding phosphodiesterase, protein MKIMIASDIHGSAFYCEKMIEAYRREKADKLLLLGDILYHGPRNDLPKEYNPKKVIQMLNDIKEDILCVRGNCDTEVDQMVLEFPVLAEYCILYVKDRMIFATHGHTFNAEHLPMLKAGDILLNGHFHVPAYRTVGNIIYMNPGSVSIPKEDSEHSYMIMEDETFTWKNLEGDSYKKVSITTMEKE, encoded by the coding sequence ATGAAGATTATGATTGCATCAGATATACACGGTTCTGCATTTTATTGTGAGAAAATGATTGAGGCCTATCGGAGAGAGAAAGCAGATAAGCTGCTGCTTCTAGGTGATATATTATATCACGGACCGCGAAATGATTTGCCAAAAGAATACAATCCAAAGAAAGTGATTCAGATGTTGAATGATATCAAAGAAGACATTCTTTGCGTCCGTGGAAACTGTGATACAGAGGTGGATCAGATGGTATTGGAATTTCCGGTTTTGGCAGAGTACTGTATTTTATATGTAAAAGACCGCATGATATTTGCCACACACGGACATACATTTAACGCAGAACATCTTCCGATGCTGAAAGCGGGCGATATTTTGTTAAACGGACATTTTCATGTGCCAGCATATCGAACCGTTGGCAATATTATTTATATGAACCCGGGCTCTGTATCTATCCCAAAAGAGGATTCGGAGCATAGTTATATGATTATGGAAGATGAGACATTTACATGGAAGAATTTAGAGGGAGATTCCTATAAAAAGGTGTCAATCACAACGATGGAGAAAGAGTAA
- a CDS encoding MarR family winged helix-turn-helix transcriptional regulator — protein sequence MKGSEDVQETDGQRQKVHAGKLIHMLSHRLKRQNIIPCGDDGLTTMQKHVLKFILLETLHREIYQKDVEEEFQIRKSTATGILQLMEKNGFIYRESSEKDARLKTIVPTKKAEALRAEILENIRVMEKRLTKGISEEEFSMCMYVLWKMFDNLAQTETQQAEKKEENENNE from the coding sequence ATGAAAGGAAGTGAAGATGTGCAGGAAACAGACGGACAAAGACAAAAGGTTCATGCAGGAAAGTTGATTCATATGTTATCACATCGCTTAAAACGTCAGAATATTATACCTTGTGGAGATGACGGACTTACAACGATGCAAAAGCATGTATTGAAATTCATTCTATTGGAGACGTTGCACAGAGAGATTTACCAAAAAGATGTAGAAGAAGAATTTCAGATACGAAAATCAACGGCAACCGGTATTCTTCAGCTGATGGAAAAGAACGGCTTTATTTACAGAGAATCTTCCGAGAAAGATGCCCGACTTAAGACGATTGTACCGACCAAAAAGGCGGAGGCGCTTCGAGCAGAGATTCTGGAAAATATACGCGTTATGGAAAAGCGGCTGACGAAAGGAATTTCAGAAGAAGAATTTTCGATGTGCATGTATGTATTGTGGAAGATGTTTGACAATCTTGCACAGACGGAGACACAACAAGCAGAAAAAAAGGAGGAAAACGAAAACAATGAATAG
- a CDS encoding MarR family winged helix-turn-helix transcriptional regulator: MNAYETINDILVHLFNEIWELEEKAIITEEYKDISNNDMHIIEAIGLGKGNNMSAIAKKLNITVGSLTTSMNSLVNKKYAVRIRSEEDRRVVYIRLTKKGEKAYRHHEDFHTQMTQAVVDKLTEEEIPVLLKTLNGLSEFFRNYHERE, encoded by the coding sequence GTGAATGCTTATGAGACGATCAATGATATATTGGTTCACTTGTTCAATGAGATCTGGGAACTGGAAGAAAAAGCAATTATTACGGAGGAATATAAAGACATCAGTAATAATGATATGCACATTATAGAAGCAATCGGATTAGGCAAAGGTAACAACATGTCTGCGATTGCAAAAAAGCTCAATATTACAGTTGGCTCTCTGACAACTTCTATGAACAGCCTGGTGAATAAAAAATATGCAGTCCGAATTCGCAGTGAGGAGGACAGGCGTGTTGTCTATATCAGACTGACAAAGAAGGGGGAGAAGGCGTATCGACATCACGAAGATTTCCATACGCAGATGACACAGGCGGTTGTGGATAAACTGACAGAAGAAGAGATCCCGGTATTATTGAAGACACTAAATGGGTTATCAGAGTTTTTCCGGAACTATCATGAACGAGAATAA
- a CDS encoding acetyl-CoA carboxylase carboxyltransferase subunit alpha → MRLKNMFKKNTYISLTENSSKKPEVPEGLLKKCNACKSAIFAQDVKNADYICPKCHNYFRIHARHRIEMVADEGSFEEWNTDLVTRNPLHYKGYEEKIKMMQEKTGLDEAVLTGSALVHGIKAAIGVCDSRFIMASMGEVVGEKITRMVERATEEKLPVILFACSGGARMQEGIVSLMQMAKTSAALKRHSDAGLLYISVLTNPTTGGVTASFAMLGDVILAEPGALIGFAGPRVIEQTIGQKLPQGFQRSEFLLEHGFIDRIVARKELKAVLSKILSMHQKRDIPIAERQQEENEREAERKMMSAWERVQLSRRKDRPTGSDYIKRLFTDFIELHGDRCYKDDKAIIGGIAKFQGIPVTVIAQEKGRTTKENIECNFGMPFPEGYRKALRLMKQAEKFGRPIICLVDTPGAFCGLEAEERGQGEAIARNLFEMSGLKVPVLSIVIGEGGSGGALAVAVADEVWMLENSVYSILSPEGFASILWKDSKKAKEAAEVMRLTAEDLKQMGVVERVIFEESDLTADRMGRVCERLSIYMGQFFGVYSNMTEGELMEHRYARFRKY, encoded by the coding sequence TTGAGACTAAAAAACATGTTTAAAAAGAATACTTATATTTCGCTTACAGAAAACAGCTCCAAAAAGCCGGAAGTGCCGGAAGGATTGTTGAAAAAATGTAATGCCTGCAAATCAGCAATTTTTGCGCAGGACGTAAAGAATGCAGACTATATCTGTCCGAAATGTCACAATTATTTTCGGATCCATGCACGTCATAGAATTGAGATGGTTGCGGATGAAGGAAGTTTTGAAGAATGGAATACCGATCTGGTGACAAGGAATCCTCTGCATTATAAAGGCTATGAAGAGAAAATTAAAATGATGCAGGAAAAGACAGGACTTGATGAAGCTGTCTTGACTGGAAGCGCTTTGGTTCATGGAATCAAAGCAGCAATTGGTGTGTGCGACAGCCGGTTTATTATGGCAAGTATGGGAGAAGTTGTGGGAGAAAAAATTACGCGTATGGTTGAGCGTGCGACAGAGGAAAAACTTCCCGTCATTCTATTTGCCTGCTCAGGCGGAGCGAGAATGCAGGAAGGAATCGTGTCGCTGATGCAGATGGCAAAGACGTCGGCAGCATTGAAGCGGCACAGTGATGCAGGGCTCCTTTATATTTCGGTGTTGACAAATCCCACAACCGGAGGAGTGACAGCAAGTTTTGCAATGCTTGGAGATGTGATTCTGGCAGAACCTGGGGCATTGATCGGGTTTGCGGGTCCAAGAGTCATTGAGCAGACAATCGGACAAAAACTCCCGCAGGGATTTCAGCGTTCTGAATTTTTACTGGAACATGGATTTATTGACCGGATTGTAGCGCGAAAAGAATTGAAGGCTGTACTTTCAAAAATTCTTTCCATGCATCAAAAAAGAGACATCCCGATTGCAGAAAGGCAGCAGGAGGAAAATGAAAGAGAGGCAGAAAGGAAGATGATGTCTGCGTGGGAGCGTGTTCAACTGTCTCGCAGAAAAGATCGACCGACCGGAAGTGACTATATCAAACGTCTGTTTACGGATTTTATAGAGCTTCACGGAGACCGCTGTTATAAAGATGACAAGGCGATTATCGGTGGAATTGCAAAGTTCCAGGGAATTCCGGTTACAGTGATTGCGCAGGAAAAAGGAAGGACAACGAAAGAAAATATTGAGTGTAATTTTGGAATGCCTTTTCCGGAAGGATACCGAAAAGCACTTCGTCTAATGAAACAGGCTGAGAAGTTTGGTCGCCCAATCATCTGTCTGGTAGATACGCCGGGAGCATTTTGCGGTCTGGAGGCAGAAGAGAGAGGTCAGGGAGAAGCAATTGCGAGAAATCTATTTGAAATGTCTGGGTTGAAAGTTCCTGTGCTCTCGATTGTAATTGGAGAAGGTGGAAGTGGTGGAGCGCTTGCCGTGGCAGTGGCAGATGAAGTGTGGATGTTGGAAAACTCCGTATACTCCATCCTTTCACCGGAAGGATTTGCTTCTATTTTATGGAAAGACAGCAAGAAGGCGAAGGAGGCTGCGGAGGTCATGCGCCTTACAGCAGAAGATTTAAAACAGATGGGTGTTGTGGAGCGCGTGATTTTTGAAGAGTCAGATTTGACAGCAGATCGGATGGGAAGGGTCTGTGAAAGGCTTTCTATTTATATGGGACAGTTTTTTGGTGTCTATTCCAATATGACAGAGGGAGAATTGATGGAACATCGATATGCGCGTTTTCGAAAATACTAA